The Polyangiaceae bacterium genome includes a window with the following:
- a CDS encoding serine/threonine protein kinase yields the protein MLVEPATGLLIAGKYKLLERIGVGGMSEVYQAENVLIGRVVALKLLNPAQAGDRNQSARFFQEAQSVSRIRHPGLVDILDAGQGETGPYIVMEYLRGESVARVLARLGKLTVAAAVGTMLPVLDALSAAHEAGIIHRDLKPENIFYSIDERGELVVKLLDFGIAKMLWPAAPTPRTSTGVVFGTPDYLSPEQANGEVVLNGRSDLFAVGVVLYELLTGTRPFHAPTTVATAYKIAHARTPLLRDNGGPNEPTIDAILQRALAKRPDERYPSAAEMAREIATLCTPQEMERALLSVVEPAAANSVSGVRSRNDFQVVPSRTNKGIGESWSEPPPAENPRIGDTRPSLDFVPRRPTPPRLSRPPAEVPTRESALHTPTPTPASLGRSLPARFVGQCHARGIVLRAFDQYLLKSFGPVSRNGIIESLGPAAVDDLVQGTVQAIVYYDLDLVTRYIERATTNLCRGNPAWCRMAGEASVTGELAQVLKMALRPDHFSTILRRLVPVLSRLFDFGIWEVEGGEKLSTVRVADFEPASLGLRMWLVGVIEGSLAACDANTLVTISRGEAAFAPQLVLDVSPRY from the coding sequence ATGCTGGTGGAACCCGCAACCGGTCTGCTCATTGCCGGCAAGTACAAGCTGCTGGAGCGCATCGGTGTAGGCGGCATGAGCGAGGTCTACCAGGCCGAGAACGTGCTCATCGGTCGCGTCGTGGCCCTCAAGCTCCTGAACCCGGCGCAAGCGGGCGACCGAAACCAATCGGCCCGCTTCTTCCAGGAGGCGCAGTCCGTCAGCCGCATCCGTCATCCGGGCTTGGTCGACATCCTCGACGCCGGGCAAGGGGAGACCGGCCCCTACATCGTGATGGAGTACCTGCGAGGGGAAAGCGTGGCTCGGGTGCTCGCCCGCCTGGGCAAGCTGACCGTCGCCGCCGCGGTGGGCACCATGCTTCCGGTGCTCGACGCGCTGAGCGCTGCCCACGAGGCGGGCATCATCCACCGCGACCTGAAGCCCGAGAACATCTTCTACTCGATCGACGAGCGCGGGGAGCTGGTGGTGAAGCTCCTCGACTTCGGCATCGCCAAGATGCTCTGGCCCGCGGCGCCCACGCCCCGCACCAGCACCGGCGTGGTGTTCGGCACTCCGGACTATCTTTCCCCCGAGCAAGCCAACGGCGAGGTCGTGCTGAATGGGCGCAGCGACCTATTCGCCGTGGGCGTGGTGCTGTACGAGCTGCTCACGGGAACGCGTCCGTTCCACGCGCCCACCACGGTAGCCACCGCTTACAAGATCGCCCACGCTCGCACCCCACTGCTGCGGGACAACGGTGGGCCGAACGAGCCCACCATCGACGCCATCTTGCAGCGCGCCTTGGCCAAGCGCCCGGACGAGCGCTACCCGAGCGCCGCCGAAATGGCGCGAGAGATCGCGACCTTGTGCACGCCGCAGGAAATGGAGCGCGCGCTCCTTTCCGTCGTGGAGCCCGCCGCCGCCAACAGCGTCAGCGGCGTCCGGTCGCGGAACGATTTCCAAGTGGTTCCGAGCCGCACCAACAAGGGGATCGGCGAGAGCTGGAGCGAGCCGCCTCCGGCCGAAAACCCGCGCATCGGCGACACGCGCCCTTCTCTGGACTTCGTGCCGCGTCGTCCGACGCCCCCGCGGCTCTCGCGGCCTCCGGCGGAGGTGCCCACGCGAGAGTCCGCGCTGCACACGCCCACTCCCACGCCGGCGTCCCTGGGCCGGTCGTTGCCCGCTCGCTTCGTGGGCCAGTGCCACGCCCGGGGCATCGTGCTGCGCGCCTTCGATCAGTACCTGCTGAAGAGCTTCGGTCCGGTGAGCCGCAATGGAATCATCGAGTCCTTGGGCCCCGCGGCGGTAGACGACTTGGTGCAGGGCACGGTGCAGGCGATCGTGTATTACGACCTGGATCTGGTGACGCGTTACATCGAGCGCGCCACGACCAACCTGTGCCGAGGCAATCCGGCCTGGTGTCGCATGGCCGGTGAAGCATCCGTCACCGGGGAGCTGGCCCAGGTGCTCAAGATGGCGCTGCGGCCCGATCACTTCTCCACCATTCTCCGCCGGCTGGTCCCGGTGCTCAGTCGCCTGTTCGACTTCGGCATCTGGGAAGTGGAGGGTGGTGAGAAGCTCAGCACGGTGCGGGTCGCGGATTTCGAGCCCGCGTCCCTGGGACTTCGCATGTGGCTCGTGGGCGTGATCGAAGGCTCCCTCGCCGCCTGTGATGCCAACACGCTGGTGACGATTTCCCGCGGTGAAGCGGCCTTCGC